A genomic region of Sarcophilus harrisii chromosome 6, mSarHar1.11, whole genome shotgun sequence contains the following coding sequences:
- the LOC100920498 gene encoding mas-related G-protein coupled receptor member A-like: protein MGPPTMVVSPTPQQQEYGNDSATERRVNESEASWTSEGFHFYHWTSMLSLFVAPIGLLGNGVVLWLLGFRIQRTPFSVYILNLAAADAFFLCCSFLDFFMSLLTCFYSGMYMVVTYLQCMPYTVGLSILAAISTERCLCALFPIWYRCRRPKHTSGALCAGFWALAGMMQVTAFLIWKYLVPHRFCPIFLIIYFLWFLLLTCIMCVSSLTLLLRVQCSSQRRQPPRLYLLVMLTVLVFLLFGLPWGIGDSIYIPFINDSMPYGLLQSLACVNSSLNPFIYFFVGKQGHKGREPLRLVLQRALGEEQEVGGGMRDIPQSNTQETSS from the coding sequence ATGGGACCACCCACCATGGTTGTGTCCCCCACACCCCAGCAACAGGAATATGGTAATGACAGTGCTACAGAGAGAAGGGTAAATGAGAGTGAGGCTTCTTGGACATCTGaaggatttcatttttatcattggaCGAGCATGTTGTCTCTGTTTGTTGCCCCCATTGGGCTGCTGGGGAACGGCGTGGTCCTGTGGCTCTTGGGCTTCCGCATCCAAAGGACCCCCTTCTCTGTCTACATCCTCAACCTGGCGGCAGCCGACGCCTTCTTCCTCTGCTGCTCCTTTCTGGACTTCTTCATGAGCCTTCTTACCTGTTTTTATTCTGGAATGTACATGGTTGTGACCTACCTCCAATGCATGCCCTACACTGTGGGCCTGAGCATCCTGGCCGCGATCAGCACCGAGCGCTGTCTATGCGCTCTCTTCCCCATCTGGTACAGATGTCGCCGCCCCAAGCACACGTCGGGCGCCTTGTGCGCCGGGTTCTGGGCTCTGGCCGGGATGATGCAAGTCACAGCGTTTCTCATTTGGAAATATTTGGTTCCTCACCGTTTCTGCCCCATCTTCCTCATTATCTATTTCCTGTGGTTCCTCCTCCTCACCTGCATCATGTGCGTGTCCAGCCTGACTCTGCTGCTGAGGGTCCAGTGCAGCTCCCAGCGCCGCCAGCCCCCCAGGCTCTACCTCCTGGTCATGCTCACGGTCCTTGTGTTCCTGCTCTTCGGCCTGCCCTGGGGAATCGGGGATTCAATATATATTCCCTTCATAAATGATTCCATGCCTTATGGCCTCCTTCAGTCCCTGGCTTGTGTGAACAGCAGCCTGAACCCCTTCATTTACTTCTTCGTGGGCAAACAAGGGCATAAAGGGAGGGAGCCCCTCAGGCTGGTCCTGCAGAGAGCTCTGGGGGAGGAGCAGGAGGTGGGAGGGGGGATGAGGGACATCCCCCAAAGCAATACCCAGGAGACCTCATCATGA